A single Pseudomonadota bacterium DNA region contains:
- the uca gene encoding urea carboxylase has protein sequence AEAQAIGWPVMLKSSAGGGGIGMRPCQDEAALRANYDIVRGQAANSFGDARVFLDRQVTAARHVEVQVFGDGAGEVVVLGDRDCSLQRRNQKVIEEAPAPNLPEALRQAMHDAARRLMEAVSYRSAGTVEFLYDRDREAFYFLEVNARLQVEHGVTEMITGVDLVEWMVRLGRGENEFLAAPERHGAAIQARVYAEDPARGFRPAPGLITALTLPPPQTDVRVDRWVQAGVSVPAEFDPMLVKVLAHGKDRDAALRQLQESLQAMRIDGIQSNLAYLQAALDLGEFVAASHTTASATAITAANRTVEVLSPGTSSSVQDVEGRLGYWHVGVPPSGAFDGRSLARANALAGNDTNAPGIECLSDGPSLRFACDGRIALCGARTEATLDGAPIAHDTTVAVAAGQQLRVGPIAPDGEGLRAYLAISGGLDVPVTLGSTATFDLGAFGGHAGRQLRTGDILPLPPAPSTAPQTVPPPAADLAERTTLRVVQGPLLAPDYLTPAYLDTFYAIEWTVHYNSSRTGIRLQGPTPEWSRADGGEAGLHPSNVHDNAYAFGAIDFTGDMPIVLGPDGPSLGGFVSPAAIAAADRWKLGQLRPGDRVRFAPIALDEARAALTSPKEIDSTKACNWRDSADEVILARDTARDIVLRAAGDSFLLLEFGATELDLAERVRVEALSRWLARQADPHVLEVTPGVRSLQLRVDPAASRDHLLHLLQDGLDAQGDAHSLEVASRIVHLPLAWDDPDTQEATQRYMRTVRADAPWCPRNIEFIRRINGLEDEAEVKRIVYDASYLVLGLGDVYLGAPVATPVDPRHRLVTTKYNPARTWTPENAVGIGGAYLCIYGMEGPGGYQFVGRTLQVWNHYRSTPPFERPWLLRTFDQLRFYEVAHEELMEMRRDFPLGRLTLEIEDTAFRLGEYEAFVAANADSIDAFRQRQRAAFDAERARWVAQGYDPTESAPPPAAATLDEEDVGGTAIQSPVMGAVWKVLKAPGEAVAADEVVMIVESMKTEITVSSPVAGVVAKVLAPEGTQVEAGQPVAVVDAHG, from the coding sequence CGCCGAAGCGCAGGCGATCGGCTGGCCCGTGATGCTCAAGAGCAGCGCCGGCGGTGGCGGCATCGGCATGCGCCCCTGCCAGGACGAGGCAGCCCTGCGCGCCAACTACGACATCGTCCGCGGCCAGGCGGCTAACAGTTTCGGTGATGCGCGGGTGTTCCTGGACCGCCAGGTCACGGCGGCCCGCCACGTGGAAGTGCAGGTGTTCGGCGACGGGGCCGGCGAGGTCGTCGTGCTCGGCGACCGCGACTGCTCCCTCCAGCGGCGCAATCAAAAGGTGATCGAAGAGGCGCCAGCCCCCAACTTGCCAGAGGCCCTGCGCCAGGCGATGCACGATGCCGCACGACGGTTGATGGAGGCCGTGTCCTATCGCTCGGCGGGCACCGTGGAGTTCCTCTACGACCGCGACCGTGAGGCCTTCTACTTCCTCGAGGTCAACGCGCGCCTGCAGGTGGAACACGGCGTGACGGAGATGATCACCGGCGTGGATCTCGTCGAGTGGATGGTGCGCCTCGGCCGCGGCGAGAACGAATTCCTGGCCGCGCCCGAGAGGCATGGCGCCGCCATACAAGCGCGCGTCTACGCGGAAGACCCCGCGCGCGGCTTCCGTCCGGCGCCCGGGCTGATCACCGCCCTGACCCTACCGCCACCGCAGACGGACGTGCGCGTGGACAGATGGGTGCAGGCAGGCGTCTCCGTGCCGGCGGAGTTCGATCCCATGCTGGTCAAGGTGCTGGCCCACGGTAAGGATCGCGACGCGGCCCTGCGTCAGCTGCAGGAGAGCCTGCAGGCCATGCGCATCGACGGTATCCAGAGCAACCTCGCGTACCTGCAGGCAGCGTTGGATCTCGGTGAGTTCGTCGCCGCTAGCCACACGACCGCCAGCGCGACGGCGATCACCGCCGCCAACCGCACGGTCGAGGTGCTGTCGCCTGGCACCTCGAGCAGCGTGCAGGACGTGGAAGGCCGACTCGGCTACTGGCACGTGGGTGTGCCACCTTCAGGGGCCTTCGACGGTCGCTCCCTGGCGCGCGCCAACGCGCTGGCCGGCAACGACACCAATGCACCCGGTATCGAGTGCCTTAGCGACGGTCCGAGCCTTCGCTTCGCCTGCGACGGGCGCATCGCCCTGTGCGGCGCCCGCACGGAGGCGACCCTCGACGGCGCGCCCATCGCGCACGACACCACCGTCGCGGTCGCGGCCGGTCAGCAACTGCGCGTCGGCCCGATCGCCCCCGACGGTGAGGGCCTGCGCGCCTACCTCGCCATCTCGGGTGGCCTCGACGTGCCGGTGACCCTCGGCAGCACGGCCACCTTCGACCTCGGCGCCTTCGGTGGCCACGCAGGTCGCCAGCTGCGCACGGGCGACATCCTGCCCCTGCCCCCGGCGCCGTCAACCGCCCCGCAAACCGTGCCACCACCGGCCGCCGACCTGGCCGAGCGCACCACCCTGCGCGTGGTGCAAGGGCCGCTCCTCGCCCCCGACTACCTGACGCCGGCCTACCTCGACACCTTCTACGCCATCGAGTGGACGGTGCACTACAACTCGTCCCGCACAGGGATCCGCCTCCAGGGCCCCACGCCGGAGTGGTCTCGCGCGGACGGTGGCGAGGCTGGTCTGCACCCCTCGAACGTGCACGACAACGCCTACGCCTTCGGCGCCATCGACTTCACCGGCGATATGCCCATCGTGCTCGGCCCCGACGGCCCGAGCCTCGGCGGCTTCGTGAGCCCCGCGGCCATCGCCGCCGCTGACCGCTGGAAGCTGGGCCAACTGCGCCCTGGCGACCGCGTACGCTTCGCGCCGATCGCCCTGGACGAGGCCCGTGCAGCACTCACATCGCCTAAGGAGATCGATAGCACTAAGGCGTGCAACTGGCGCGACAGCGCCGACGAGGTGATCCTCGCCCGCGACACGGCGCGCGACATCGTCCTGCGCGCCGCCGGGGACAGCTTTCTGCTGCTCGAATTCGGCGCCACCGAACTCGATCTCGCCGAGCGCGTGCGCGTGGAAGCCCTGAGCCGGTGGTTGGCCCGACAGGCCGACCCGCACGTGCTCGAAGTGACCCCAGGCGTACGCTCCCTGCAACTGCGGGTCGATCCGGCCGCCTCCCGCGACCACCTCCTGCACCTGCTCCAAGACGGCCTCGACGCGCAGGGCGATGCACACTCGCTGGAGGTGGCGAGCCGCATCGTCCATCTGCCGCTGGCCTGGGACGACCCTGACACGCAGGAGGCGACCCAGCGCTACATGCGCACGGTGCGCGCCGACGCACCCTGGTGTCCGCGGAACATCGAGTTCATCCGTCGCATCAACGGCCTCGAGGATGAGGCCGAGGTGAAGCGCATCGTCTACGACGCCAGCTACCTGGTGCTAGGCTTAGGTGACGTCTACCTCGGCGCCCCGGTCGCCACGCCCGTCGACCCGCGCCATCGCCTGGTGACCACCAAGTACAACCCCGCGCGCACTTGGACGCCGGAGAATGCCGTCGGCATCGGCGGCGCCTACCTGTGCATCTACGGCATGGAAGGCCCCGGCGGCTACCAGTTCGTCGGCCGCACCTTGCAGGTGTGGAACCACTACCGCTCGACGCCGCCCTTCGAGCGACCCTGGCTCCTGCGCACCTTCGACCAGCTGCGCTTCTACGAGGTGGCGCATGAGGAGTTGATGGAGATGCGCCGCGACTTCCCCCTCGGGCGCCTGACCCTGGAGATCGAGGACACGGCCTTCCGCCTGGGCGAGTACGAGGCCTTCGTCGCGGCCAACGCCGACAGCATCGACGCCTTCCGCCAGCGCCAGCGCGCCGCCTTCGACGCCGAACGTGCCCGTTGGGTCGCCCAGGGCTACGACCCGACGGAGAGCGCCCCGCCGCCAGCCGCCGCCACCTTGGACGAGGAAGATGTTGGTGGCACGGCGATCCAGTCGCCGGTCATGGGCGCGGTCTGGAAGGTCCTGAAGGCGCCAGGGGAGGCGGTCGCCGCTGACGAGGTGGTGATGATCGTCGAGTCCATGAAGACGGAGATCACCGTGTCCTCGCCGGTGGCCGGGGTGGTCGCCAAGGTCCTTGCGCCCGAGGGCACGCAGGTGGAAGCGGGTCAGCCCGTCGCCGTGGTCGACGCACACGGCTGA